The Neovison vison isolate M4711 chromosome 13, ASM_NN_V1, whole genome shotgun sequence genome includes a region encoding these proteins:
- the SAV1 gene encoding protein salvador homolog 1: MLSRKKTKNEVSKPAEVQGKYVKKETSPLLRNLMPSFIRHGPTIPRRTDICLPDSSPNAFSASGDGIVSRNQSFLRTPIQRTPHEIMRRESNRLSAPSYLARSLADVPREYGSSQSFLTEVNFAVENGDSGSRYYYSDNYFDGQRRRPLGDRAHEDYRYYEYNHDLFQRMPQNQGRHASGIGRVAATSLGNLTNHGSEDLPLPPGWSVDWTMRGRKYYIDHNTNTTHWSHPLEREGLPPGWERVESSEFGTYYVDHTNKKAQYRHPCAPSVPRYDQPPPVTYQPQQTERNQSLLVPANPYHTAEIPDWLQVYARAPVKYDHILKWELFQLADLDTYQGMLKLLFMKELEQIVKMYEAYRQALLTELENRKQRQQWYAQQHGKNF; encoded by the exons ATGCTGTCccgaaagaaaaccaaaaacgaAGTGTCCAAGCCCGCCGAGGTGCAGGGCAAGTACGTGAAGAAAGAGACGTCGCCTCTGCTCCGGA atCTCATGCCTTCATTTATTCGGCATGGTCCAACAATTCCAAGACGAACTGATATCTGTCTGCCAGATTCAAGTCCTAATGCCTTTTCAGCTTCTGGAGATGGAATAGTTTCAAGAAACCAGAGTTTTCTTAGAACTCCAATTCAAAGAACACCTCATGAAATAATGAGAAGAGAAAGCAACAGATTGTCTGCACCTTCTTATCTTGCCCGGAGTCTAGCAGATGTCCCTAGGGAGTATGGCTCTTCTCAGTCATTTTTAACAGAAGTTAATTTTGCTGTTGAAAATGGAGACTCTGGTTCCCGATATTATTATTCAGATAATTATTTTGATGGTCAGAGAAGGCGCCCACTTGGAGATCGTGCACATGAAGACTATAGATATTATGAATACAACCATGATCTCTTCCAAAGAATGCCACAGAATCAGGGGAGACATGCTTCAG GTATTGGGAGAGTTGCTGCTACATCTTTAGGAAATTTAACTAACCATGGTTCTGAAGATTTACCTCTTCCTCCTGGCTGGTCTGTGGACTGGACAATGAGAGGGAGAAAATATTATATAGATCACAACACAAATACAACTCATTGGAGCCATCCCCTTGAGCGAGAAGGACTTCCTCCAGGATGGGAGCGAGTTGAGTCATCAGAATTCGGAACCTATTATGTAGATCACACAAATAAGAAGGCTCAATATAGGCATCCCTGTGCTCCTAG tGTACCTCGGTATGACCAACCCCCTCCTGTcacatatcagccacagcaaaccGAAAGAAATCAGTCCCTTCTGGTACCTGCAAATCCATATCACACTGCAGAAATTCCTGACTGGCTTCAGGTTTATGCTCGAGCCCCTGTGAA ATATGACCACATTCTGAAGTGGGAACTCTTCCAGCTGGCTGACCTGGATACATACCAGGGAATGCTAAAGTTGCTTTTCATGAAAGAACTGGAACAGATTGTTAAAATGTATGAAGCCTACAGACAGGCTCTTCTCACAGAATTGGAAAACCGCAAGCAGAGACAGCAGTGGTATGCCCAACAACATGGCaagaatttttaa